One genomic region from Bactrocera tryoni isolate S06 chromosome 3, CSIRO_BtryS06_freeze2, whole genome shotgun sequence encodes:
- the LOC120770231 gene encoding uncharacterized protein LOC120770231, translating to MSENKDLVEINLNTTNSKLLEKGSSYNNNMSLFHFKDRSTVTSSTIPNKQGLSLTDSQGGAHKGATNVLHSIFGGSIEFVPNAYRSPTDLSCLRQMYCPDCEQRLHMDTISYDRLLYCCLPIFPFKCLYKRAIDRRQSGNKVICKRCGGNLGYWKQK from the exons ATGTCCGAAAACAAGGACCTCGTCGAAATCAATTTGAATACAACTAACTCAAAACTCCTCGAGAAGGGTTCCAGTTATAACAACAATATGAGCTTATTCCACTTTAAGGATCGTAGTACAGTTACTAGCAGCACCATACCCAACAAACAGGGTCTATCGCTTACAGACTCTCAAGGGGGTGCGCACAAAGGTGCCACAAATGTGCTGCATAGTATTTTTGGTGGCAGCATTGAATTTGTGCCCAACGCTTATCGTTCGCCCACAGATTTGAGCTGTCTGCGGCAAATGTACTGCCCCGACTGTGAACAGCGATTGCACATGGACACCATTAGTTATGATCGCTTGCTCTACTG ttgtttgCCCATATTTCCCTTCAAGTGTCTGTACAAACGCGCCATCGACCGGCGACAAAGTGGCAACAAAGTGATTTGCAAAAGGTGTGGAGGAAATTTGGGTTATTGGAAGCAAAAGTGA
- the LOC120770627 gene encoding uncharacterized protein LOC120770627, whose product MSKDNLKQNATTTTTAETTLNYEAPRTPPMAPSPAFEVTPSILAISAIRTPQMLPPAYAPSYTYRHPLNIHIVGGIQAPSVGPSAQELTCPRCLQHVRTLVVYEPTHGRLCMSICALLCM is encoded by the coding sequence atgtcaaaagataatttaaaacaaaatgcaacaacaacaacaacagcagaaacCACGCTCAACTACGAGGCACCAAGAACACCACCAATGGCACCATCACCAGCTTTTGAAGTAACACCCTCAATATTAGCGATATCGGCCATAAGAACCCCACAAATGCTTCCACCAGCCTATGCACCCTCTTACACCTACCGCCACCccttgaatatacatattgtCGGTGGCATACAAGCGCCATCGGTAGGGCCAAGCGCTCAAGAGCTCACCTGTCCGCGTTGCCTGCAGCATGTTCGGACGCTGGTCGTATACGAACCAACACATGGCCGACTTTGTATGAGCATTTGCGCGTTGCTATGCATGTGA